A region from the Aegilops tauschii subsp. strangulata cultivar AL8/78 chromosome 5, Aet v6.0, whole genome shotgun sequence genome encodes:
- the LOC109773125 gene encoding uncharacterized protein gives MASEESKAPSFFLLVFFSLSLVCCAGASNGAAATGDDAAMLLAIRASLVDTLGELRGWGSAPHCGWKGVRCDDRGAITGLDLAGLNLSGAVPDDVLGLSALTSVVLRGNAFAGELPAALVSIPTLRELDVSDNGFAGRFPAGLGSCASLAHFNSSGNNFVGPLPADLGNATELETLDVRGGFFSGTIPESYGRLRKLKFLGLAGNNLSGALPAVLFELTALEQIIIGYNEFTGPIPAAIGKLKNLRYLDMAIGGLEGPIPPELGRLPVLDTVFLYGNNIGGEIPKELGNLSSLVMLDLSENALTGAIPPELAQLAHLLLLNLMCNRLKGDVPAGVGELPRLEVLQLWNNSLTGPLPLSLGAAQPLQWLDVSTNALSGPVPAGLCGSGNLTGLILFNNAFTGPIPTSLATCSSLVRVRAHNNRLNGAVPTALGRLHRLDRLELAGNGLSGEIPDDLALSTSLSFIDLSRNRLRSALPPRILSIPTLQTFAAAGNELTGGVPDELGGCRALSALDLSGNRLSGAIPAGLASCQQLASLILRRNSLAGEIPRPFATMPALSVLDLSNNLLSGEIPSNLGSSPALEMLSVAHNNLTGPVPATGLLRTISPNDLAGNPGLCGGVLPPCTASAPRASASILRRSHVKHNVAVGWAIRISVALLVACGGALFLGLVLYRRRYVNGGGCCDDAVEDDGRSSSTAFQRLSFTDAQALACVKEDNIVGQQVKQEVGCDGIGAQNHK, from the coding sequence ATGGCGAGTGAAGAATCGAAGGCACCCTCCTTCTTCCTCTTGGTCTTCTTCTCATTGTCGCTCGTGTGCTGCGCTGGGGCGTCCAATGGCGCTGCCGCCACGGGCGACGACGCGGCGATGCTGCTGGCCATCAGGGCCTCGCTCGTCGACACACTGGGGGAGCTCCGCGGCTGGGGCTCGGCGCCGCATTGCGGCTGGAAGGGCGTGCGCTGCGACGACCGGGGCGCGATCACCGGCCTTGACCTCGCGGGCCTGAACCTGAGCGGTGCCGTCCCGGACGACGTCCTCGGCCTCAGCGCGCTCACCTCGGTCGTGCTCCGCGGCAACGCGTTCGCGGGCGAGCTGCCCGCGGCGTTGGTGTCGATCCCGACGCTCCGGGAGCTCGACGTCAGCGACAACGGCTTCGCCGGTCGGTTCCCGGCCGGCCTCGGCTCGTGCGCCTCACTGGCGCATTTCAACTCGTCCGGCAACAACTTCGTCGGGCCGCTCCCGGCCGACCTCGGCAACGCCACCGAGCTCGAGACGCTCGACGTCAGGGGCGGCTTCTTCTCTGGCACAATCCCCGAGAGCTACGGCAGGCTCCGGAAGCTCAAGTTCTTGGGGCTCGCGGGCAACAACCTCAGCGGCGCTCTCCCGGCTGTGCTATTCGAGCTCACGGCGTTGGAGCAGATCATCATCGGCTACAACGAGTTCACCGGCCCGATCCCGGCGGCCATTGGCAAGCTCAAGAACCTCCGGTACCTTGACATGGCGATTGGCGGCTTGGAAGGCCCCATCCCACCCGAGCTCGGCCGGCTGCCGGTGCTCGACACCGTGTTCCTTTACGGGAACAACATCGGCGGCGAGATACCGAAGGAGCTCGGCAACCTGTCCTCCCTCGTCATGCTTGACCTCTCCGAAAACGCACTCACCGGCGCGATCCCACCGGAGCTGGCGCAGCTCGCCCACCTGCTGCTGCTCAACCTCATGTGCAACCGGCTCAAGGGCGACGTCCCGGCGGGCGTCGGTGAGCTTCCCAGGCTTGAGGTGCTCCAGCTGTGGAACAACTCCCTCACCGGCCCGCTGCCGCTGTCGCTCGGCGCTGCGCAGCCACTGCAGTGGCTCGACGTGTCGACGAACGCGCTCTCCGGGCCGGTGCCCGCCGGCCTCTGCGGCAGCGGCAACCTGACCGGGCTGATACTGTTCAACAATGCCTTCACGGGCCCGATCCCGACGAGCCTCGCCACGTGCTCGTCGCTGGTCCGCGTGCGCGCGCACAACAACCGTCTGAACGGCGCGGTGCCGACGGCGCTCGGGCGGTTGCATCGCCTGGATCGCCTGGAGCTGGCCGGGAATGGGCTCTCCGGCGAGATCCCGGACGACCTGGCGCTCTCGACGTCGCTCTCCTTCATCGACCTCTCGCGCAACCGGCTGCGGTCGGCACTGCCGCCGCGCATCCTGTCCATTCCGACGCTGCAGACGTTCGCCGCAGCGGGGAACGAGCTGACCGGAGGCGTTCCGGACGAGCTGGGCGGTTGCCGGGCACTCTCCGCGCTCGACCTGTCGGGCAACCGGCTCTCCGGCGCCATCCCGGCGGGTCTTGCGTCGTGCCAGCAGCTCGCGTCGCTGATCCTCAGGAGAAACAGCCTCGCCGGCGAGATCCCCAGGCCGTTCGCCACGATGCCGGCACTGTCCGTCCTCGACCTCTCCAACAACCTCCTCTCCGGCGAGATACCGAGCAACCTGGGCAGCTCGCCGGCGCTCGAGATGCTCAGCGTGGCGCACAACAACCTCACCGGTCCCGTGCCGGCGACGGGGCTGCTGAGGACGATCAGCCCCAACGACCTCGCGGGGAACCCGGGCCTCTGCGGTGGAGTCCTGCCACCGTGCACGGCCAGCGCTCCGCGAGCTTCGGCCTCCATACTCCGGCGCTCGCACGTGAAGCACAACGTCGCCGTCGGTTGGGCGATCCGCATCTCGGTCGCACTACTCGTGGCATGCGGCGGAGCCCTCTTTCTTGGTTTGGTGCTATACCGGCGGAGGTACGTCAACGGTGGCGGGTGCTGCGACGACGCCGTCGAGGATGACGGGAGAAGCAGCTCAACGGCGTTTCAGCGGCTAAGTTTTACCGACGCGCAGGCGCTCGCATGCGTCAAGGAGGACAATATCGTCGGGCAGCAAGTCAAGCAAGAAGTAGGATGCGATGGTATAGGAGCACAAAATCATAAGTAG
- the LOC109773122 gene encoding uncharacterized protein: MDFQDAWTCEQAQELAPPPRLVTDADRQEHRQQQRRLLIVEADERAMAEWRQRHPQDVANENAFWAERRTRWLAERADRRRRKALVISQCELRQASFFDDNDDRWEDVFLDTSDDTSEEEDNSE; the protein is encoded by the coding sequence ATGGACTTTCAGGACGCCTGGACGTGCGAGCAGGCACAGGAACTTGCCCCTCCACCGCGGCTAGTAACTGACGCCGACCGTCAGGAACACCGTCAGcagcagcgccgcctcctcatcgTCGAGGCGGACGAGCGAGCCATGGCGGAGTGGCGCCAGCGCCACCCGCAAGACGTCGCCAACGAGAACGCCTTCTGGGCGGAGAGGAGGACAAGGTGGCTCGCGGAACGGGCGGACAGACGTCGTCGGAAGGCACTGGTGATATCGCAGTGCGAGCTAAGACAGGCATCATTCTTTGACGACAACGATGATCGGTGGGAAGACGTGTTTCTTGATACGTCGGACGACACAAGCGAGGAGGAGGACAACTCGGAGTAG